The genomic window GACTAATTTAAGGGTCACCAATATGTGtgatattttacttttaaaatttatgtacGCGTGATTCCTAGAAGGTGTTTTGTTGGATTAGTTTGAGAATTACCCGTTCAAAAACAAATTTGACAGCCCTGGTCCTGAGACCTTCTGGTGCTACATCAATCATTTTTTCACAAACGGTTTCTGACAAACAAGCAGCCGCTGATCATTACCATTCTGAACATCAATCACCCTTGCACCCCATCTTACTTGTGTAGCATGTGCACGTGCTAGTTCTATAGCTCCTAGTTTATCAGAGAGCACAACCCAGCCCTGCGAACAAACACAACCTCGTAACTTCCGATACACAGTTGATCAAGTAATAACTATTTCACAAACTATTCATTAATATAGCATATTTTACAGCATATCAAATGATATGGCATTATAGGGCATTGATTAGAATTATTGTTGGTTTTTTGGGAAGGGAGCACGTTGGGGAGGATGAGGATGTTGAGTATAAAATGATAGTTTTTCCTTCAATCTAACAAACAATTAAGAGGTCTTAGGGGGCAATTCCTGCACAAaaaaagaatgagagaaaaaGGGACTGCATTGAATATGAAGTAGACACCCAGAAAAACTAAATACCTCAGGGCGGAGAATTCGATCCATCTCTACAAATAACTCCACCAAACTACACCTCTCTGAAGTAAGATGTGAGAGGAGCCCATTCGCATGAAGCAAGTCGTATGTTCGAGGATATGTTGGGAAGGGTTCACACCTGAACAGATCAGATATATTAGATATTGTTAATATGGTTGATAGAATGATCCACAGCTGCATGTTATTATGAAAAAAACAGAGTAAAGGAACTTTCGAATGTTCAACAGGAGCTCAAGAGAGAAAATTCCATATGCagattaaaaatgtaaatttcatTAGCAGTCAAATATAGTTCAAACTTCAGCCAACTGAAGATTCTCGTATATAGAAAAATTAAACAGTAATATTCagtttaagaatgaatctaaCTAAAGCAAAATATATTAACAGAACCATTATTATtacaaacttaaatattaacttaatctTGAAACAAAATGAGAAAGTGCACTTCTAAAAACCTGGGAAGATATAAACACAGAGAACAAAGAAGTTAAAATTTGCACTCCACCTCCAGCTTTTAACTACCAATTTAAACAAATTACTTTCGTGAAGTTTTAAGAAACTAACCAGTCATGAAAAACACCAGGAAAGCCTCGGTCAAGAATGAGAGGAAGTGTATTGCGTGCCCTAACGGGTACAACATTCATCACCCACACTGATTTCATTTCCTCCAGGAATGCAGCATTTAAACCCCCATAATGAGCATTCATGTCCATCACATTGCGTACCATATTAAATGGAGGCAATGGGTCTTCATCGCCTGGCCTCTTGGGATGGTCAGAGAAAATTAATGGTGTAAGCAAAGACCAATAGTTTTTTAAAGCTAATTTCCAAACTTGCAAGTCTTCAAAGAAATCTTCTGGACTGACACCTGCAGCCATTAACTTAAATCAATATACTGCATGAGCTGTGGATTGCATACAACAACCCTAAGTGCAGAATGAAAACATGGGTGCAGGGAGAGAAAATTAATTTGGGGTGGAACAATACTTTCCATGAACTTCAAGCTCCACAGAGCTCAAATCTGGGCTAGAAGACTTGTTCTGAATAGGAATCCAGCGTTTGCTGGAAGCTCCAATAATACATGGCATCAAGGTTTGATAATAGGGAGTATCATATCCTTCTTTGCATAGGGGTACTTCATTTTTCTTGCTATATTCAAGAAACATTAAGTTAGCAAAACATCAGCACAGGTCAGATTGTTAAGGGGAACAAATACAACAAAATCAAAGTAAAAGGGTAGAGCAACCAAAAAATGGTTTTAATGAGTTGTTTATAACGAAATTGAAGAAAGATTCACTTTGAAAAGAGTGAACATTTTCTGCATATACTCACAGAGAAGAATAGCAATGAGCATCAGCAGTTTTCTGCCAGATGAATGTCTCATCTTGTTGCGCAATAAGACTCCAACAAATCTTTTCAGTGAATTGTGCCAGTGGGGTTAACATGCTTCTTTTCTTCGAACTTGTTGCACGCCCAGGTGGCTTACTTATAGGTGAGGTTATAACAAAATAACCTCCAGGCTTGAGTAACCGATCAAATTCTATAAGAAACATCCCCTCTGTTTTATAAAATCATAGTTAGAAAGTAAAGCATATGTAATTTTTACAATAGGAAGCAATACTATTAAAACTCTGAAAGTACCTTTCTTGTCCCAAACAATACCGCACTGAGCACAATGAACCATGTCAAATGACAATGATGGATATGGTAGTTGTCTCGATATGAAATTGCCAATCATTGCTGGAAGACCTCTCTCAAGAGCTATTTGAACTTGGCTTCCGGTTGCCTCATATGCAGCAACACAAAGAGCCATCAACTTTAGTGAAACTAAATGAGCTCCAAAACTTCCAAATCCACAACCAATATCAAGAACAGTGCGTACCTGTAACCAAAGTAGGAGCATTAAATACCATGTGATGCAGATAGTTTTACTTCCCCTTGAAGACCATACACATAAAGTATCTGTCTCATATTTGTAAACATGACAATCTAAAACATTAGAAAATATTTGATTCCAAAATACCAAACTCCCAAAACTCATGGTACTCCAAAAGGGTAAAATTAGTATCATGAAATGAAATAAAGACTTACACCAGCTTGAAAAAATTCAGAGTCACTTCCCAGTCCCATCATCTCTGCAATCTGGCGAGAATAAtctttgacaccatcaaagatTAAGCCGTCCTGAGAGTGAAAAGCAATTTGATTCTCTTCGAGCAACATCATTCTAGATAATTTGGTAAAAGATTATGAATGTAAATTAGAAAGCTGTTACTAATGGCATAAAGAACAAAGAATGAAGGATGATGTATAAGCTGGTATAAAAAAAACAGATACTAGCAAATTATAAAAGGTAAAGTTTGTAACAGAGGGAGATATGCATGATACTTTATGTACATTTAGAAAGCAtccaaatgcatttaataattaCTTTTTTGTTATGCTTCCAGAAGAAAGGAATTGGTCTTTGGTTATCTTCACATTTCCAGTCCATATTACATCCCTACCAGCTGGCCAACGGAGTGGAATCTTATAATCCTTCGGAGGGCGAACTAAACAAAACTTTCCTTGGCTTGATACTTCACAATGCCGATCAAACTCCTCTCCATCTTTAAACCCTAATAATACATTTGCAGTTACATTGTAACAAGGAAcataattttctctttctttgccGCATAAGCCAAGCTCCCCTTGGCGACCAGCTCCAGACGAGACAGTTCTCAGCTGAAAATAGTCAACTGCGGTTTGCTCCTTTAACCTTCTATAGTTTGAATAAATCTCTGGGACTGGAGTGACAGTTACATAGTCAAATGACTTAGGAAACGATGATCCAAAGACTGCAATCAGCACAAGCACGCTAGTGAAGCACAATACCAACCAACTGACTGGCAGTCTACGGCCGCAAATAAGAGAAAGTTTATTGAGCAAAGGGCTTCTCATGTCCAAAGCTTTAAAGAATTGAGGTTTGGGAAAACCACTAAATAACCAATTCCTTTAGATTAAATCTACAAGGACCACAAAAACCGTAACCTATTATCACATATAAGCTTCTATATAAGTAATCATGTGCGGGGACAAGTCCAATAAGCATTGAAACCACCTCCTCTACACTCCTGCCCGCACGGATCTTTCCCCAGTCATCACAAGTAACAGATAAAACGATAGTGGAAAATACCCAAGTTCACTCTAAATCCACCGTAATCAGTACTAAGAAAAACTACAAAAATCAAGCTGAATTTCAATTCTTTATTAAGGATCAATAGTTCATTCCAAAATCGAACTGTCGAGAAGAGAATTACACAATTCTTGGTCCAAAACGAAACCAAACTTTACAGCAGTATACACTTTTAACATAATCCAAACAGAGCCGATCTTAGCTCAAATTTGAGTAATGTCAATTCCTCAGTTTCCAACAAGTGAGCAGCCAATCGCATCAACCTGCAAATGACCCACCAAAACCAATATTCAAAAGAAGGAAAATTTGATTCTTTTAACGGTCTGTTAGGTAGATGAAATGATATTAAATCTAGCAACAGTATTCTAAAGCTTACAACAGACATTTAGTATGTATAAAACTCGGAATTCCTATAAAAGGTAAATAGTTCCATTTTGGGGAATCCGGTAAAAGTAAGTCAGATCTCGAAAAGGAAACAATAACAGATTGAGATCATTGAAAAagcaggaaaaaagaaaagagaaaggagtaaattgaaaactgaaaataaaaattaaaagaaaaaacaagaacCCAATTAGAGTTTACGTGGGAGCGTACCGGTGGAGAATCAAAATTCGAAATTGACAATTGGAGAGAGCTACGGAGCGAAAGAGAGGAATGGTTAATAAGATAATCAGATCCAAAGCTTAAAAGgctcccatttttattttaaaaaacgacAAATAATGACCAGAAATCATAATGACAATGACtttaattgtgtttttgggttttttttttacttaatatctAGAAGTAATCCTCACTTCGTTTAGGggattttacattttaaatattttaattaattcaaccaatattttaaagaaataaaatgaagagtaatttgtgaaaaatccaattattaataaaaaatattcctTAATCTTTATAAAaagttaatttcatttaaatgtaaacaattataaaaaagaCTCATAAAATTGAGTAAAAGAGAATTAGCAATCCTCAtattcttttttagtttttaagcTCCATAAAGtaactttatttgttattttttatttatttaaaattttggttaacaaaataaaataaaaaaacacaagtgAGGTAGTAAATTAGACTACTACATGTGTCCCGGCCCGAAGGTCCACTTAAAAGTGAGAGTATTTAGATAAAAAATATAGGTCTAGAAAATAAATttgcataaaaaaataaagtccGTTTTTTAAACGGGTCAGGTCTTAGgtaatttttttggttttggccCAACTCAatctaaatttgtaaaaaaaaaacgtttgttgtttttttactgttttgtcattgttttgttatcattttataattatattattattattttgttgttattgtttggagtTTGGAGATTGTATagctattgttttattattaattttgttactattttagaggtatttatttgttaagttgcatttatcttagtataatttaaaaaaattatataaaaataatataaaaaattattctaagagtgaaattagaaattttttctaaATCCTTAAATTAAGTTGTATAATTTTACGAgagttaaaataatattttattattttaataacttaaatgattaaagtaaaatttcatatttaattttattacctactaaaaattttataaattttaaagggttaTTGACTCCGTGTTTGTTCAACTAGATAATGAATCGTAGCTTTGCAAATATTAAACTGCATTCCGCTGATTCTTATTTTTCTTGAAGTGTTTATCAATTTTGAAACATGTTAAAATACAGGTAGGAATAtgacaaaatatttaaaagaaagttGAACATACAAGTGCCAAAACACACACCAGCCAGTAGGCAACACTCGCATTCTAGTCTAAATACAATGAACTGCAGTGCATGATATATATGAATTTGCCAAAAATCTAGAAATCTGAAATTGATCAGATATATAGTATATGTTCACATGTAGAGGTATGTATGCAGGAATTGAACCGCTTGTGACACTCCACCATTGGGATCTTCCTCAGGCATTGGAGGAGCAATACAATGGATGGCTAGATCCTAAAATTATGTAAATAGGACCCCCATCATTATAAAAGTAGTACtattattactaatattataTATCTTCTTTAGTCTTTCTTTTAAGGGGTAATGAACCATGGCTTTACTCATTTGCAGCAAGGACTCTGCAAATTATGCTGAGACATGCTTCAAGATGTTTGGTGACAGGGTGAAATATTGGACTACGTTCAATGAACCCGACACATTTACAGTGCAAGGTTATGATGTCGGTTTAGAAGCACCAGGACACTgttccatcctttttcatctCTTCTGCAAAGTTGGGAGCTCTACAACTGAGCCTTACATAGTTGCCCATAATGTTCTTCTTTCTCATGCAACTGCTGCAGACATTTACAGGAAAAAGGACAAGGTAAAATGGAATGTCGGATTCAGGTATATATATGATACAGACATGTATGGTCAATTTTTTCTCCATATCCGAatatgtgttggatacgagtATCAAACTTCAAGCAAAATGAGAGATTTGGTTGGTTTACAATACAGTATATCTATGTTAAAATTGCACATtgctctttaaaattttataatccaAGGTTTCATTCTTGGAAGATCATACGCCTACACTAATATCTGGATGTGAATCGAACacggaaaattaaaataaaaaatggagagTCAAGACAAGATAGAAAGAAAGTTTATATAGGATGATGATGTTAATGTATTGTTGTCCCTTAAAAGTTTATACAGGATGATGATGTTAATGTATTGCTATCCCCTCAAAGTTAAGTTATGACCACTTCCAGTCTTGGATTGCCTTTAAGTAGAAGATCTaaattttacttctttttttaattGTCATTACAGGTATGGATGATTTAAATAACCCATTTCTCCCTGCTTTGAAGGATGAAAACAGAATCGAATTCCACAATGATTACTTAACTAACGTGCTAGCTGCTATCATGTAAAGAACTAGGTAAACAAAATGAATTGTATAAGAAAAACTAATTTCCTTTCTTCTGTATTTTCAATCTATTCTTCCCCTTTGTACACTGTTAACAATGTGTTTATATGGAGCTTTGAATAACTGCTCTTTAACAAAATGCTAGCTGTATCAACTGCTTCAGTTTGCAGTTGACTAACTGACTAACTGCATTCATCCATCTTCTCGACGGGCAAAACCTGAAGAAGATTTCGAAACCGAGTGAAATAtgactataacacccctaatccgtatccgtcgccggattggGGTTACGAGATATTACCAGACATAAAACTTATTTCAACTTTTAGTTAACATaagaactttttttttaaatacaaaatcGAATAATgcactatatataaatatatatattataaagcataaacaaaatgaaacaaatcaaatatactaaatttgcatgtttaataattaattcaagtaCATAGACTAATCATTCAAGAAAATAAAAGTGAACATTATAGTAATATGACTGAACCTATTTTAATCAAATACTACAACCGAATATGCTACATAACTAAGtcataaatttaacaaatttaatagtTCACCTATCCAAATACACAAACACATAATAGCCGAATTTAGTAGCTACCTTTAATGccgattatatatataatcaaacttAAACCTAACCGAATGAAGCTTGGTTATTTTGTCTCATTTACATATTATATACCATAACCGAACCTATTTAATACCAAAACCAAATCAATCCATCACCCAATGCATAATAATTATACATACAAGGCATCACTTAACATATAGATTtcggcctaaaacatacaaaatcataaattttattacatcTTAACCATGTATCCTACCATTCAAAATGAACAAGTATAAAGCCGAATATGCATAATCACAAAcatcatttttaccaaaattaacaaaagcATAAGGATTAAACATAACTAAAACGAATAAGCCATTATCAACAAACCGAACACAAGCACGAAAATAGGTTATTTTCATATGGCTATTTATAAGTACATGACTTAAACTAATCAAAATTATAAGCAAACCTATacatattcaatttaatatcatttaattcTTGTATATTCGAACATATAACTAATCTAAAAGCCAAGTCAACAAGTCTAGATCCATTTGCATCACATTTATTTACCTAACACAAAATTATACCATAATCAAACATGCATAAACATAAACTCCATTTTTGTGACCATTAAGACCATACACATagatacaaactcaatcaaaagaaaataagccattttctcatggcttGGGCTATTAATTACATATACATATTAGATCCAAAATCAACTTTTCaactatgctatacatgccatatatttgaaaTCAACTTAGTAAAATACCGAAAGAAAATGTCGATAGTGTGACCggctttgctgacgatccctgagctcgtaacgacttcaaaatctataaaacagaggtaaacaaatacaaacacacacagagtaagctatttgAAGCTTAATAAGTCGTAAGCAAAAATATACATTATCACTAAGTTAGCCAAAACCGAATATACATGTTTTCTAATTACAAATTATCATTTATAACTAACATACTCATACAATATAGTTAATAATACACATATACATGAATCTACTCAAATTACTTATATTAAAATCATTTATTCCACATTTAGCCGAATATGCATCACCACATATGCATACACATAGTTACATCATCACATATGCATACACATAgctcacatttataatttaacattatACAACTAATTTAACAACTAACTTACCTTACTTTCACAACTTGATATAAGTACATACCTGAGCTCTTTTAAATTTGATTTCTCATTTAATCTTCACTTAACTTTGctcgttgaaccgttcggaagtAAAAAGGATACGCGGACAGTCAGAAGGCTCGTACAATGTCAacatcctagacatggtcttacatgtaatcacatatcgatgccactgtcccagacaggatcttacacgaaaacataattcgatgccaacgtcccggacgtggtcttacacgaaaacacaaattggagatcctatgtcatgacataagtatcctatctattcctagaGTTCATACGGGCTTTCAGATATTGAATATCGATTGAATCAAACTCGAAACATAACCCTATATCAATACTCACATTTGGCCAATgcataaataaattcaaataatttaattttttcatatatcatatatacatatatattcttaaatttaacaacattaaaatgcttatcgacttacctcggatatcgacggacacagtcgactactcgactactttcgactttccccgatctaatttcgttttctttgtttctcgatctaaacatattcaaatttaaatcttttattcaataattcattcaatttagtccaaaaacacacaaatggggaaattaccattttgcccctaatattttatactttttacaatttagtccctattgcataaaacacaaaatacacaaaatttgcacacatcaTGCTAGGGCTGAATATTCATAGTCTTCATACAAGcccacacattttatttatttcacattttagtccctcaaaattttattttcacaatttagcactaattactcaaattcaccaaaaattcaaaaacaaaacatgttaatctaacacatatatttcatatttcatcaactaacatcataaaactcaaacattcatcaatggaacatttcaaaatcatcatcaattcacaaaattaagacatgagtTTTGAAGTATTCGAagtaacgatatcaaaaacgtaaaaattatcaaaaaccgaagtaAAACATACCTATAATCAAGCTAGTTGAATGCCGAAACCTTAGCAAGCATGAATGGTCTTCTTTCTTTGCTAGATGATAATGGCCATTTtgttgttatattttattataacttaatttattaactaagttacaaagttaacctttaataatatatatttataacatataaTCTAAGGGTAATTTAGACCATTGCTGCCCACTAACTATATATTGGCCTTATTGCATCATAAATCCTCCattttataaagacaacaacaattaggtacttttagatttaacccctaaatttttattttacgcgattaagccattttctttaatcggtcactcaaacgacaaaattaaaacacgaaaatttcacacaatcaaattcacacataataaagacagaaaataatattaaaatatttttcagactcagatttgcggttccgaaactactatttcaattagagtcaaaatcgggctgttacaatgacACCGAAAGTGGCTTAGTGAGAACATCAGCAACTTGATCACACGCGGGAACCTCTCCAACCGCAATAAaaccatcaacaaccttttcgcGAACAAAAAACAAATCCAACTCAACATGCTTGAACTTAGAATGTAAGACAGGATTGGCTGCGACTACAACTGCACTGAAGCTATCACACCAAATATTAGGAGTATCGATAGACTGAATGTGTAGTTCTTGAAGGAGCGACATTAACCAAGTAACCTCACTGGTGAATACTGCAAGGCTCCTATATTCAGCCTCAACAGTGGACCGACAAACCACTTGATGTTTCTTAGAGCACCACGACACGAGAGTGTGACCAAAATAAACATAATACCCAGAAGTCGACCTCCGATCATCAAAATCTAACCCCCAATTGGCGTCGGCATATCCAACTAAAGATAATCGAGCAGATGGGCGAAGAACAATCCTAAAATTAAGCGTGCCACATAAATAGTGCAAAATACGTTTCAGGGCAGCCATATGAATA from Gossypium hirsutum isolate 1008001.06 chromosome D12, Gossypium_hirsutum_v2.1, whole genome shotgun sequence includes these protein-coding regions:
- the LOC107946385 gene encoding probable methyltransferase PMT5 isoform X1, with the protein product MRSPLLNKLSLICGRRLPVSWLVLCFTSVLVLIAVFGSSFPKSFDYVTVTPVPEIYSNYRRLKEQTAVDYFQLRTVSSGAGRQGELGLCGKERENYVPCYNVTANVLLGFKDGEEFDRHCEVSSQGKFCLVRPPKDYKIPLRWPAGRDVIWTGNVKITKDQFLSSGSITKKMMLLEENQIAFHSQDGLIFDGVKDYSRQIAEMMGLGSDSEFFQAGVRTVLDIGCGFGSFGAHLVSLKLMALCVAAYEATGSQVQIALERGLPAMIGNFISRQLPYPSLSFDMVHCAQCGIVWDKKEGMFLIEFDRLLKPGGYFVITSPISKPPGRATSSKKRSMLTPLAQFTEKICWSLIAQQDETFIWQKTADAHCYSSLKKNEVPLCKEGYDTPYYQTLMPCIIGASSKRWIPIQNKSSSPDLSSVELEVHGVSPEDFFEDLQVWKLALKNYWSLLTPLIFSDHPKRPGDEDPLPPFNMVRNVMDMNAHYGGLNAAFLEEMKSVWVMNVVPVRARNTLPLILDRGFPGVFHDWCEPFPTYPRTYDLLHANGLLSHLTSERCSLVELFVEMDRILRPEGWVVLSDKLGAIELARAHATQVRWGARVIDVQNGNDQRLLVCQKPFVKK
- the LOC107946385 gene encoding probable methyltransferase PMT5 isoform X2 yields the protein MRSPLLNKLSLICGRRLPVSWLVLCFTSVLVLIAVFGSSFPKSFDYVTVTPVPEIYSNYRRLKEQTAVDYFQLRTVSSGAGRQGELGLCGKERENYVPCYNVTANVLLGFKDGEEFDRHCEVSSQGKFCLVRPPKDYKIPLRWPAGRDVIWTGNVKITKDQFLSSGSITKKMMLLEENQIAFHSQDGLIFDGVKDYSRQIAEMMGLGSDSEFFQAGVRTVLDIGCGFGSFGAHLVSLKLMALCVAAYEATGSQVQIALERGLPAMIGNFISRQLPYPSLSFDMVHCAQCGIVWDKKEGMFLIEFDRLLKPGGYFVITSPISKPPGRATSSKKRSMLTPLAQFTEKICWSLIAQQDETFIWQKTADAHCYSSLKKNEVPLCKEGYDTPYYQTLMPCIIGASSKRWIPIQNKSSSPDLSSVELEVHGKCQSRRFL